From Chiloscyllium punctatum isolate Juve2018m chromosome 36, sChiPun1.3, whole genome shotgun sequence, the proteins below share one genomic window:
- the LOC140460387 gene encoding uncharacterized protein has protein sequence MEKPWKCGDCGKGFRVPSALETHRRSHTREKPFSCPECGKAFSDSAALLRHRRVHTGERPFSCPECRKSFSDSSARLRHLRVHTGERPFSCLKCGKAFSDSSALMRHQRVHTGERPFRCPDCGKVFTRSSHLVIHRRVHTGEKPFPCPKCGKAFSNSSDLLIHRRVHTGDRPFACSVCGKCFTRSSDLLKHRRVHTGERPFSCSECGKGFTQVSHLLTHRWVHTGERPFTCLECGKGFAVSSTLLTHQRVHTGERPFACPECGQRFTMSCSLNKHQRRHQCSQQSDSAGNTAEGHPQD, from the coding sequence atggagaaaccatggaagtgtggcgactgcgggaaaggcttccgtgtcccgtctgccctggagacacatcggcgcagtcacaccagggagaagccattctcctgtcctgagtgcgggaaggcgtTCAGTGATTCCGCTGCCCTTCTGAGGCACCGACGGgtgcacacaggggagaggcccttcagctgccctgagtgcagaaagagcttcagcgattcctccgccCGGCTGAGGCACTTGCGggttcacacaggggagaggcccttcagctgcctcaagtgcgggaaggccttcagcgattcctctgccctgatgaggcaccagcgggtgcacacaggggagaggcccttccgtTGCCCAGATTGTGGGAAGGTGTTCACTCGCTCCTCCCACCTCGTGAttcaccggcgggtccacaccggtGAGAAGCCTTTCCCCTGCCCCaaatgtgggaaggccttcagcaattcttcTGACCTGCTGatccaccggcgggtccacaccggcGACAGGCCATTCGCCTGCTCTGTCTGCGGGAAGTGCTTTACACGCTCttccgacctgctgaagcaccggcgggtccacactggggaaaggcccttcagctgctctgagtgcgggaagggctttacccaggtctcccacctgctgacacatcggtgggtccacactggggagaggccattcacctgcctcgagtgcgggaagggctttgctGTCTCCTCCACTCTACTgacgcaccagcgggtccacactggggagaggccgtttgcCTGCCCCGAATGTGGGCAGAGGTTCACAATGTCCTGCAGCTTGAACAAGCACCAGCGGAggcaccagtgctcccaacaatcaGATTCTGCCGGTAACACTGCTGAGGGtcacccccaggactga